The Pseudogulbenkiania sp. MAI-1 sequence ACAGGACGCAGATGCGGACGTTCGCCGTCGAACCGCTCCTTGGGCGCCATGCCGGTCGTCCCGTGGATGCGGGTATCGGCCACCTCCCGCTGCCAGCGGGTCAAGTGAGCCTCCAATGCGGCCCAGCTCTCGAATGTGTAACCGGCGATAGCATTCTTCTTCACATAGCCAACGCCGTTCTCGGTCTTGCCCTTGGTGCGCGCACGGAACGGCGCGCAGGCCTTCACGCGCACATCCCAATGCCGGCAGAACGCCTCGAAGCGGCTGTTGAAGCGGACCTGCCGGGTCTGCATGTCGTGCTCGACCACGAGGGCCTTGGCGTTATCGATCAGCAGAGTCTGCACCCGTCCACCGAAGTGCTCGAACGCCGCTTCGATACCGCCAAACCAAGCACTCTGCCGTTCGTGACGGAATGGGCAAACAAAGCCACGGCGCGAGTAGCCAAGCGTCGCCACGAACAGGTACACACGCACCAGTTCGCCACCGATCTGGATGCGCACTTGGCCGAAGTCGATCTGCATCTGCTCGCCAGGAGCAGTCTCGAACCGGATCGTCGCTCGCCGGCGGGCTTCAAGCTCCTGCCGATATGGCCGGCAGGCGCGTTCAACGGTGCGCAGGCTGGTGGCAATACCGTGTTCCTTAGCCAGTAGCTGACGCACCACGTCGCAGTTGCCCTTGTGCGTTAGAAACTGCTCACGTAGCCAGGCCTCGTGCCCGGTGAGCACGCCGCTGCGTTGCGGCTGCTGGTATGGCACCGGGCCGCCGGCACGCAAATAGTGCCGCACGGTATTTCGGGCGATCCCCAGCGTCTTGGCAATCCGCTTCGCCCCCCAGCCGGATTGCCCCAGTCGAACGATTGCCGTTACTGCTTCCGGCTCCAACATCTCCCGTACTCCACAAACCTCACGGGGTACAGGATGACTCGCTGAATACTGCGTTTCCAACGACTGCCTCCTTGCAAACAAGGGGGTCAGTTCTTCGTGTCGCTAGGGGGTCAATTTACGATGTCGCCTGACACTCGGAGACCTGCCATTAGAGCAACGCCGCCTTGAGCGGCCGGATTGGGGCGAAAGTACGCATTCCCGAACCGAAAAGGCGACCTTCGGGATTGGCGAAAGGGAAATGGCTGGTATGTGGTCCTGAACAGACGCTCAGGGCGGATGATGCAGCAGACCGTGGCCGAACTGCGGCCATCAGTGCCTCCCATCAGCACCAAGGCTACAGACCCACGTCTAGGCTGAAAGCCACAGCTTTCTTAATCCCAAAACAAACAGAGGCCCCGAAGGGCCTCTTTGTTTGTCTAGGCAACTCAGCAACAAGCCATTCATGTCAACGACATGACAGACTTCATTACCTCGTGACAGGCTTTATTGTTTCCGAACATAGTCCGCGAAGAATGACAAAATCATTCGACTGTCACCGACTTGGCCAGGTTGCGCGGCTTGTCGACGTCGGTGCCGCGTGCCAGCGCGGCGTGGTAGGCCAGCAGCTGCACCGGGATGGCGTGCACCACCGGGCTCAGCACGCCGACGTGGCGCGGGGTGCGGATCACGTGCACGCCTTCCGACTCGCTGAAGTGGCTGTCGAGGTCGGCGAACACGAACAGCTCGCCGCCGCGCGCGCGCACTTCCTGCATATTGGACTTCACCTTTTCCAGCAGGCTGTCGTTCGGCGCGATCACCACCACCGGCATGTTGCTGTCGACCAGCGCCAGCGGACCGTGCTTCAGCTCGCCCGCCGGGTAGGCTTCGGCGTGGATATAGGAGATTTCCTTGAGCTTGAGCGCGCCTTCCAGGGCGATCGGGTAGTGCAGGCCGCGGCCGAGGAATAGCGCGTCGTTCTTGGCGGCGAACTTGTCGGCCCAGGCCTTGATCTGCGGCTCGAGGTTGAGTGCATGTTGCACGCTGCCCGGCAGGTGGCGCAGTTCGTCAAGGTACTGCGCCTGCTGCTCGTCGCTGACGCGGCCGCGCACCTTGCCCAACGTTACCGCCAGCGCAAACAGCGCCACCAACTGGGTGGTGAAGGCCTTGGTCGAAGCCACGCCGATCTCGGCGCCGGCGCGGGTGTAGAACACCAGTTCGGACGCGCGCGGGATGGCCGATTCACGTACGTTGCAGATCGACAGCGCAGCGCTGTGGCCGAGCGACTTGGCGTACTTCAGCGCTTCCATGGTGTCGAGAGTTTCGCCCGACTGCGAGATGGTGACCACCAGGTGCTTGGGGTTGGCCCAGGCGTCGCGGTAGCGGTATTCGCTGGCGATCTCGACGTCGCACGGTACGCCGGCGATGCTTTCGACCCAGTACTTGGCGGTCAGGCCGGCATAGTAGCTGGTGCCGCAGGCGAGAATCTTGACGCCTTCCAGCGTCGGCAGCAGCGCGGCGGCGTTGGGGCCGAACAGCTCGGCCGCGAAGCCCGCGTCGAGCACCGCTTCGATGGTGTCGGACAGGGCCTTGGGCTGCTCGTGGATTTCCTTCTGCATGAAGTGGCTGTACGGGCCCAGTTCCAGCGAGGCCAGCGAGACGTCCGAGACGTGCACGGCGCGTTCCACCGGCTGGTCGTCCTTGTCGATCAGACTGACGCCGTCGCGGGTGATATGGCCCAGGTCGCCCTCTTCCAGGAAGATCACGCGGCGCGTGGCGGACAGGATGGCGGAGACGTCGGAGGCGATGAAGTTCTCGCCTTCGCCCAGGCCCACCAGCAGCGGGCAGCCCATGCGGGCGCAGATCAGCTCGTCCGGACGGTCCAGCGCGATCACGCCGATGGCGTAAGCGCCGGTCAACTCGCGCACGGCGCGGCGCACCGCCTCGAACAGGTTGGTTGCAGTCTGGTAATAGTGGTGCACCAGGTGGGCGATGACCTCGGTGTCGGTCTGCGATTCGAAGCTGTAGCCCAAGGCGCGCAGCCGCTCGCGCTGCTCTTCGTGGTTTTCGATGATGCCGTTGTGCACCACGGCGATCTGGCCGTGCGAGATGTGTGGGTGGGCATTGGGTTCGGTCACGCCGCCGTGCGTCGCCCAACGGGTGTGGCCGATACCGAGCTGGCCGTCCAGGCCTTCGGCCACGGTGGCGCTTTCCATCTCGGCGACGCGGCCCACACGGCGCACGCGGCGGATCTCGTCGCCCGCCAGCACGGCCACGCCGGCCGAGTCGTAACCACGGTACTCGAGGCGCTTGAGGCCTTCGACCAGAACCGGAACCACATTACGCGCTGCGATCGCGCCGACAATGCCACACATTATTTTCTCCTTGAATTGTCACTGGGCGAAGGCGCGCAAATCAGCGTGATGCCCTTCGCCCGTATCTTTTCCCTGGCCTCCATGGCGAGGGCGTCGTCCGTCACCAGGGTATGAATCCGCTCCCACGGCAACTCCAGGTTGGGGATGCGGCGGCCGATCTTCTCCGACTCGACCATGACGATCACTTCGCGCGCCACTTCCGCCATCACCCGAGAGAGGCCCACCAATTCGTTGAAGGTGGTGGTGCCGCGCTCGAGATCGATGCCGTCCGCGCCGATGAAGAGTTGGTCGAAATCATAGGAACGCAGCACCTGCTCCGCCACCTGCCCCTGAAAAGACTCGGAATGCGGGTCCCAGGTGCCGCCGGTCATCAGCAGCGTCGGTTCGTTTTCCAGCTCGCACAGCGCTCCCGCCACCTTGAGCGAATTGGTCATCACCACCAGCCCGCGCTTGTTGCCGAGCAAGGGAATCATGGCACTGGTGGTGGTGCCGCTGTCGATGATGACGCGGTTATGGTCGCGAATCCGCTCGGCGGCGGCACGGGCAATGGCGATCTTTCGTTGTGAAACCTGCTCGGCATCCTCTTCGACCACCATTTCACTGGGCAGGGAGACGGCCCCGCCGTAACGGCGCAGCAGCAGTCCACCCGTTTCCAGCAAGGCCAAGTCCTTGCGGATGGTCACCTCGGAGGTCGAGAAACGTTTCGTCAGCTCGTCGACGCTCACCTCGCCGCGCTCCTGAACCAGGGCGGCAATGGCATGGCGTCGCTGTTGAGTATTTCGTTTCGTCATTCACTTGTTTCGTTTCGAAAGTTTCGAGATGATAACAGCGTGGAATCGCCACTGGCAAGAACGCTCGGGAGATGCGAGGTCAGTCGCTTTCATGACGCAACCACCCCGGTATCGCGAGCTGTCGCCAGCCGCCCAAATGAAAACGGCGCCCGGCTTCCTCCTCCGACGGAGAAAACCGGGCGCCGTGTACTCGGTGGAAACCGAGCGCAAGAAATCAGCCCTTCTTCTGCGGGCGCTTCCAGCCGGCAATCGTGGTCTGGCGCGCACGCGCCACGGTCAGCGCCTCGGCCGGGGCGGTCTTGCTGACCACCGAACCGGCGCCGATGGTGGCACCGTCTTCCACCGTCACCGGCGCCACCAGCATGGTGCCGGAGCCGACGAAGACGTCGTTGCCGATCACCGTCTTGAACTTGTTCACGCCATCGTAGTTGCAGGTGACGGTGCCGGCGCCGACGTTGCTGCCACGGCCGATCTCGGCGTCGCCGATGTAGGTCAGGTGGTTGACCTTGCTGCCAAGGCCGATCTTGCTCTTCTTCACTTCGACGAAGTTGCCGATGTGCACCTGGTCGGCCAGCTCGGCACCAGGGCGCAGGCGGGCGTAGGGGCCGATCTTGCAGCCAGCGCCGACCACCGCGTCTTCCAGGTGCGAGAACGGCGCGATCTTGCTGCCCGCCGCCACCTTGACGTTCTTCAGCACGCAGTGCGCGCCGATGGTGACACCCTCACCCAGCTCGACCTCGCCCTCGAACACGCAGCCGACGTCGATGCTGACGTCCTGGCCATGGCGCAGCACGCCGCGGATGTCGATGCGCGCCGGATCGGCCAGGGTGACGCCGGCTTCCAGCAGCGCACGCGCCTGATTCTGCTGCAGGATGCGTTCCAGTTCGGCCAGCTGCACCTTGTTGTTGACCCCGGCCGCCTGCCACGACGCCGGCACCTTGACGCCGTGCACGCGCACGCCGTTGCGCACCGCCAGTTCGATCACGTCGGTCAGATAGTATTCGCCCTGGGCGTTGCCGTTGGACAGCGCATTGAGCCAGCCGGCCAGCCGGGCGTTGGGGAGCACCAGCATGCCGGTGTTGATCTCGCGGATGGCCTGCTGCTCCGGCGCGCAGTCCTTGTCTTCGACGATGGCGCGGATGCTGCCGTCGCCGTCGCGCACGATGCGGCCGTAGCCGGACGGGTTGTCCAGCACGTCGGTCAACAGCGCCACTTCGTCGCCCGCCGCCGCGATCAGATCGGCCAGCGTGACGTGCGAAATCAGCGGCACGTCGCCGTACAGCACCAGCGTCTTGCCGTCGGCCTGCAGTGCCGGCAAGGCCATCTTCAGCGCGTGGCCGGTGCCCAGCTGCTCGGCCTGCTCGGCCCAGGTCACCGCCTCTTCGCCGATCGCGGCGCGCACCTTGTCGCCGCCATGGCCGTACACCACCACCAGCGTT is a genomic window containing:
- the istA gene encoding IS21 family transposase, producing MLEPEAVTAIVRLGQSGWGAKRIAKTLGIARNTVRHYLRAGGPVPYQQPQRSGVLTGHEAWLREQFLTHKGNCDVVRQLLAKEHGIATSLRTVERACRPYRQELEARRRATIRFETAPGEQMQIDFGQVRIQIGGELVRVYLFVATLGYSRRGFVCPFRHERQSAWFGGIEAAFEHFGGRVQTLLIDNAKALVVEHDMQTRQVRFNSRFEAFCRHWDVRVKACAPFRARTKGKTENGVGYVKKNAIAGYTFESWAALEAHLTRWQREVADTRIHGTTGMAPKERFDGERPHLRPVAGIVPFLQVRELIRRVNAEGCVELDTNAYSVPWRLIGEMVTVVVRAGTVTVHYAGQEVAHHAELAGSRGRQIDRAHLLGVVPPLSEPVPPHGGALLRPLAEYEELVGGGW
- the glmS gene encoding glutamine--fructose-6-phosphate transaminase (isomerizing), which produces MCGIVGAIAARNVVPVLVEGLKRLEYRGYDSAGVAVLAGDEIRRVRRVGRVAEMESATVAEGLDGQLGIGHTRWATHGGVTEPNAHPHISHGQIAVVHNGIIENHEEQRERLRALGYSFESQTDTEVIAHLVHHYYQTATNLFEAVRRAVRELTGAYAIGVIALDRPDELICARMGCPLLVGLGEGENFIASDVSAILSATRRVIFLEEGDLGHITRDGVSLIDKDDQPVERAVHVSDVSLASLELGPYSHFMQKEIHEQPKALSDTIEAVLDAGFAAELFGPNAAALLPTLEGVKILACGTSYYAGLTAKYWVESIAGVPCDVEIASEYRYRDAWANPKHLVVTISQSGETLDTMEALKYAKSLGHSAALSICNVRESAIPRASELVFYTRAGAEIGVASTKAFTTQLVALFALAVTLGKVRGRVSDEQQAQYLDELRHLPGSVQHALNLEPQIKAWADKFAAKNDALFLGRGLHYPIALEGALKLKEISYIHAEAYPAGELKHGPLALVDSNMPVVVIAPNDSLLEKVKSNMQEVRARGGELFVFADLDSHFSESEGVHVIRTPRHVGVLSPVVHAIPVQLLAYHAALARGTDVDKPRNLAKSVTVE
- a CDS encoding DeoR/GlpR family DNA-binding transcription regulator, with the translated sequence MTKRNTQQRRHAIAALVQERGEVSVDELTKRFSTSEVTIRKDLALLETGGLLLRRYGGAVSLPSEMVVEEDAEQVSQRKIAIARAAAERIRDHNRVIIDSGTTTSAMIPLLGNKRGLVVMTNSLKVAGALCELENEPTLLMTGGTWDPHSESFQGQVAEQVLRSYDFDQLFIGADGIDLERGTTTFNELVGLSRVMAEVAREVIVMVESEKIGRRIPNLELPWERIHTLVTDDALAMEAREKIRAKGITLICAPSPSDNSRRK
- the glmU gene encoding bifunctional UDP-N-acetylglucosamine diphosphorylase/glucosamine-1-phosphate N-acetyltransferase GlmU, with translation MARLSIVILAAGKGKRMYSSLPKVLHPIGGEPMLARVIRTARSLDPETLVVVYGHGGDKVRAAIGEEAVTWAEQAEQLGTGHALKMALPALQADGKTLVLYGDVPLISHVTLADLIAAAGDEVALLTDVLDNPSGYGRIVRDGDGSIRAIVEDKDCAPEQQAIREINTGMLVLPNARLAGWLNALSNGNAQGEYYLTDVIELAVRNGVRVHGVKVPASWQAAGVNNKVQLAELERILQQNQARALLEAGVTLADPARIDIRGVLRHGQDVSIDVGCVFEGEVELGEGVTIGAHCVLKNVKVAAGSKIAPFSHLEDAVVGAGCKIGPYARLRPGAELADQVHIGNFVEVKKSKIGLGSKVNHLTYIGDAEIGRGSNVGAGTVTCNYDGVNKFKTVIGNDVFVGSGTMLVAPVTVEDGATIGAGSVVSKTAPAEALTVARARQTTIAGWKRPQKKG